The Halichoerus grypus chromosome 9, mHalGry1.hap1.1, whole genome shotgun sequence genome has a window encoding:
- the SRF gene encoding serum response factor, whose product MLPSQAGAAAALGRGSALGGSLNRTPTGRPGGGGGGGTRGANGGRVPGNGAGLGPGRLEREAAAAATTTPAPTAGALVYSGSEGDSESGEEEELGAERRGLKRSLSEMELVGGPEAAAAATGGYGPVSGAVSGAKPGKKTRGRVKIKMEFIDNKLRRYTTFSKRKTGIMKKAYELSTLTGTQVLLLVASETGHVYTFATRKLQPMITSETGKALIQTCLNSPDSPPRSDPTTDQRMSATGFEETDLTYQVSESDSSGETKDTLKQAFTVTNLPGTTSTIQTAPSTSTTMQVSSGPSFPITNYLAPVSASVSPSAVSSANGTVLKSTGSGPVSSGGLMQLPTSFTLMPGGAVAQQVPVQAIQVHQAPQQASPSRDSSTDLTQTSSSGTVTLPATIMTSSVPTTVGGHMMYPSPHAVMYAPTSGLADGSLTVLNAFPQAPSTMQVSHSQVQEQGGVPQVFLTAPSGTVQIPVSAVQLHQMAVIGQQAGSSSNLTELQVVNLDAAHSTKSD is encoded by the exons ATGTTACCGAGCCAAGCTGGGGCCGCGGCGGCGCTGGGCCGGGGCTCGGCCCTGGGGGGCAGCCTGAACCGGACCCCGACGGGGCGGCCGggaggtggcggcggcggcgggactCGCGGGGCTAACGGGGGCCGGGTTCCCGGGAACGGCGCGGGGCTCGGGCCGGGCCGCCTCGAGCGGGAGGCTGCAGCAGCAGCGACAACCACCCCGGCGCCCACCGCGGGGGCCCTAGTCTACAGCGGCAGCGAGGGCGACTCGGAGTCGGGCGAAGAGGAGGAGCTGGGCGCCGAGCGGCGCGGCCTGAAGCGGAGCCTGAGCGAGATGGAGCTCGTCGGTGGGCCCGAGGCAGCGGCGGCGGCCACCGGAGGCTATGGGCCGGTGAGTGGCGCGGTAAGCGGGGCCAAGCCGGGTAAGAAGACTCGGGGCCGCGTGAAGATCAAGATGGAGTTCATCGACAACAAACTGCGGCGCTACACGACCTTCAGCAAGAGGAAGACGGGCATCATGAAGAAG gCCTATGAGCTGTCCACGCTGACAGGGACACAGGTGCTGTTGCTGGTGGCCAGTGAAACAGGCCATGTGTATACCTTTGCCACCCGCAAACTGCAGCCCATGATCACCAGTGAGACTGGCAAGGCACTGATTCAGACCTGCCTCAACTCGCCAGACTCTCCACCTCGCTCAGACCCCACCACAGACCAGAGAATGAGTGCCACGGGCTTTGAAGAAACAGACCTCACCTACCAGGTGTCGGAGTCCGACAGCAGTGGGGAGACCAAG GACACACTGAAACAGGCGTTCACGGTCACCAACCTGCCGGGTACCACCTCCACCATCCAAACAGCACCCAGCACCTCTACCACCATGCAAGTCAGCAGCggcccctccttccccatcacGAACTACCTGGCCCCCGTGTCTGCTAGCGTCAGCCCCAGCGCTGTCAGCAGTGCCAACGGGACTGTGCTGAAGAGTACAGGCAGTGGCCCCGTCTCCTCTGGGGGCCTCATGCAGCTGCCTACCAGCTTCACCCTCATGCCTG GTGGGGCAGTGGCCCAGCAGGTCCCAGTGCAGGCCATTCAGGTGCACCAGGCCCCACAGCAAGCGTCTCCCTCTCGTGACAGCAGCACAGACCTCACGCAGACCTCCTCCAGTGGGACAG TGACATTGCCTGCCACCATCATGACGTCATCTGTGCCCACAACTGTGGGCGGCCACATGATGTACCCTAGTCCCCACGCGGTGATGTATGCACCCACCTCGGGCTTGGCTGATGGCAGCCTCACCGTGCTCAATGCCTTCCCCCAGGCGCCATCCACCATGCAGGTGTCCCACAGCCAGGTCCAGGAGCAAG GTGGCGTTCCTCAGGTGTTCCTGACAGCGCCGTCTGGGACAGTGCAGATCCCTGTTTCTGCAGTTCAGCTTCACCAg atGGCTGTGATCGGGCAGCAGGCTGGGAGCAGCAGCAACCTCACCGAGTTACAGGTGGTGAACCTGGACGCCGCTCACAGCACCAAGAGTGACTGA
- the CUL9 gene encoding cullin-9 isoform X4 yields the protein MYSVSLLAFSLWSVNSIMQPTSHPAPDLCLKVPSPPCSLFPCPHCLYLSPCVSQEVRMVGERRTRDLMVPLGPRLQAYPEELIRQRPGHDGHPEYLIRWSVLRCGEVGRVGVEEGKTEHILMWLSAPEVYANCPMLLGERALSKGPQHEPAGGSGSFPRDPGGLDDTAVGEMEADVRALVRRAARQLAEGGTSSLTAAVLHTIHVLSAYASIGPLTGVFRETGALDLLMHMLCNPEPQIRRSAGKMLQALAAHDAGSRAHVLLSLSQQDGIEQHMDFDSRYTLLELFAETTSSEEHCMAFEGIHLPQIPGKLLFSLVKRYLCVTSLLDQLNNSPEPGAGDRGSLSSREFGREKSRGQRELEFSMAVGNLISELVRSMGWARNFSEQSTLPLRPARSIFQPCISGPSLLLPTMVATPRRQERAFRQRSEFSSRCGYGEYVRETLQAGMRVRMLEDYEEVSAGDEGEFRQSNNGVPPVQVFWQSTGRTYWVHWHMLEILGPEEAAEDVASGAVEKGAEAPLLGTVLPSWDWKPVDGLYSLPYLQPEPQKNEHLGYLTQAEWWELLFFIKKLDICEQQPIFQNLRENLDETLGDKALGDLSVPVEIAEGLLQVLSTRFEGSTLSDLLNSQIYTKYGLLPDELSISSSLRSHSCTPDPEEESKSEANFSEEETESPKAKAKPPKADSEPAKGKTEPPVAQSDSQLFNQLLVMEGIALPPEMKEAASEMARGLRGPGPRSSLDQHVAAVVATVQISSLDTNLQLSGLYALSQAVEEVTDRDHPLVRPDRSLREKLVKTLVELLTSQVGEKMVVVLALRLLYLLMTKHEWRPLFAREGGIYAVLVCMQEYKTSVLVQQAGLAALKMLAIASSTEIPTFVTGRDPLHPLFDAQMTREIFASIDSATQPGSESLLLTVPAAVILMLNTEGCSSAVRNGLLLLNLLLCNHHTLGDQIITRELRDTLFRHSGIAPGTEPMPTTRTILMMLLNRYSEPPGSPEHTAALETPGAQGQDGSPERLIRSLVGGPSAELLLGLERVLCREGSPGGAVRPLLKRLQQETQPFLLLLRTLDAPGPNKTLLLTALRIMTRLLDHPEAMALPWHEVLEPCLNCLSGPSSDSEIVQELLCFLHRLASMHKDYAVVLCCLGAKDALSKVLDKHSAQLLLACELRDLVTECEKHAQLYSNLTSSILAGCIQMVLGQIEDHRRTHQPINIPFFDVFLRHLCQGSSVEVKEDKCWEKVEVSSNPHRASKLTDRNPKTYWESNGSTGSHYITLHMHRGVLVRQLTLLVASEDSSYMPARVVVFGGDSASCISTELNTVNVMPSASRVVLLENLNRFWPIIQIRIKRCQQGGIDTRVRGVEVLGPKPTFWPLFREQLCRRTCLFYTIRAQAWSQDIAEDRRRLLQLCPRLTRVLRHEQNFADRFLPDDEAAQALGKTCWEALVSPLVQNITSPDEEGVSSLGWLLDQYLEQRESSQNPLSRAASFASRVRRLCHLLVHVEPPPGPSPEPSSRPISKNSKGRDRSPGPSAALPSSSLRNITQCWLSVVQEQVSRFLAAAWRAPNFVPRYCKLYEHLQRAGSELFGPRAAFTLALRSGFSGALLQQSFLTAAHISEQFARHIDQQIQGGLVGGAPGVEMLGRLQRHLEPIMVLSGLELATTFEHFYQHYMADRLLSLGSSWLEGAVLEQIGLCFPNRLPQQMLLSLSTSEELQRQFHVYQLQQLDKLLLEQENEEEQGLEEQEEEAEEEEAEKELFIEDSSPTVSILVLSPRCWPVSPLCYLYHPRKCLPTEFCDALDRFSNFYSQSQNHPVLDMGPHRRLQWTWLGRAELQFGDQTLHVSTVQMWLLLHFNQTEEVSVETLLKNSDLTPELLLQALLPLTSDNGPLILHEGQGFPHRGVLRLRTPGSRRSGEALWLIPPQTYLNVEKDEGRTLEQKRNLLSCLLVRILKAHGEKGLHIDQLVCLVLEAWQKGPNPPGSLGRTVAGGVACTSTDVLSCVLHLLGQGYVERRDDRPQILMYATPEPTGPCRGQAEVPFCGNQTTKTSKPSPEAVVALASLQLPAGRTMSPQEVEGLMEQTVRQVQETLNLEPDVAQHLLAHSHWGAEQLLQSYSDNPEPLLLAAGLCVPQARAAPSRPDHCPVCVSPLEPDDDLPSLCCMHYCCKREKRRGEGQTDSMLSTEPVAGLDPMTLRS from the exons ATGtattctgtctcattgttggctTTTTCTCTTTGGTCTGTAAATTCCATCATGCAGCCTACCAGTCACCCTGCACCTGATCTGTGTCTCAAGGTTCCATCTCCTCCATGTAGTCTTTTCCCTTGCCCTCATTGCCTTTATCTTTCTCCTTGTGTGTCCCAGGAGGTCAGGATGGTGGGGGAACGGCGCACCAGGGACCTCATGGTGCCCTTGGGGCCCCGGCTGCAAGCATATCCTGAAGAGCTTATTCGACAGCGGCCTGGGCATGATGGGCATCCTGAATACCTGATCCGATGGAGTGTTCTGAGGTGTGGGGAAGTGGGCAGAGTGGGTGTGGAAGAGGGCAAGACAGAGCACATCCTCATGTGGCTGTCAGCCCCCGAAGTCTACGCCAACTGCCCCATGCTGTTAGGTGAGCGGGCACTATCTAAGGGACCTCAGCATGAACCAGCTGGGGGTTCAGGAAGCTTTCCCCGAGATCCAGGAGGTCTGGATGACACAGCAGTGGGAGAGATGGAGGCTGATGTGCGGGCGCTGGTGCGCAGGGCTGCCAGGCAGCTGGCAGAAGGTGGGACCTCGAGCCTCACAGCTGCTGTGCTCCACACCATCCATGTGCTCAGTGCCTATGCCAGCATCGGGCCCCTCACTGGGGTCTTCAGGGAGACGGGAGCCCTGGACCTGCTCATGCACATGTTATGCAACCCTGAGCCTCAGATCCGTCGGAGTGCGGGCAAGATGCTACAGGCTCTGGCAGCCCACGATGCTG GGAGTCGGGCTCACGTCCTTCTGTCACTGAGCCAGCAAGATGGCATCGAGCAGCACATGGATTTTGACAGCCGCTATACTTTGCTGGAGCTGTTTGCAGAGACCACCTCCTCTGAGGAGCACTGCATGGCCTTTGAGGGCATTCATCTGCCTCAG ATCCCAGGAAAGCTGCTCTTCTCCCTGGTGAAACGCTACCTATGTGTCACCTCCCTGCTGGATCAGCTGAATAACAGCCCAGAGCCAGGGGCTGGAGACCGAGGCTCCCTGTCCTCAAGGGAGTTCGGCCGGGAGAAAAGCCGGGGGCAGCGGGAGCTGGAGTTCAGTATGGCTGTGGGCAACCTCATCTCCGAGCTGGTGCGGAGCATGGGCTGGGCCCGGAACTTCAGTGAACAGAGCACATTGCCACTACGGCCTGCCCGCTCCATCTTTCAGCCCTGCATTTCAGGCCCTAGCCTTTTGCTCCCCACCATGGTTGCCACCCCCAGAAGGCAAGAGCGGGCCTTCCGCCAACGCTCTGAATTCTCAAGCCGCTGTGGCTATGGTGAGTATGTGCGAGAGACGCTGCAGGCCGGGATGCGAGTGCGCATGCTGGAGGACTACGAGGAGGTCAGCGCTGGGGACGAGGGCGAGTTCCGTCAGAGCAACAATGGCGTGCCCCCCGTGCAG GTCTTCTGGCAGTCGACAGGCCGCACCTACTGGGTGCACTGGCACATGCTGGAGATCCTGGGCCCTGAGGAAGCCGCCGAGGATGTGGCTTCAGGAGCTGTGGAGAAGGGGGCAGAGGCTCCTCTGCTGGGCACAG TGCTTCCTTCCTGGGACTGGAAACCTGTGGATGGGCTCTACTCTTTGCCATACCTCCAGCCCGAGCCCCAGAAGAATGAGCATTTGGGATACCTGACCCAGGCCGAGTGGTGGGAGCTGCTCTTCTTCATCAAGAAGCTGGACATATGTGAGCAGCAGCCAATTTTCCAGAATCTTCGGGAGAACCTGGATGAG ACCCTGGGTGACAAGGCCCTGGGTGACCTCTCCGTGCCTGTAGAGATCGCTGAGGGTCTGCTGCAGGTGCTCAGCACTCGGTTTGAGGGCAGCACCCTCAGTGACCTGCTCAACTCCCAAATCTACACCAAGTATGGGCTGCTGCCCGATGAACTAAGCATCTCGTCCTCTTTACGAAGTCACTCCTGTACCCCAGATCCAGAAGAGGAGTCCAAGTCAGAGGCCAACTTCTCAGAAGAAGAGACCGAGTCCCCCAAAGCAAAAGCTAAGCCCCCGAAGGCAGATTCAGAACCTGCCAAGGGAAAAACTGAGCCCCCTGTGGCACAGAGTGATTCACAGCTGTTTAACCAGCTTCTGGTGATGGAGGGGATTGCTCTGCCCCCTGAGATGAAGGAGGCAGCCAGTG AAATGGCTAGAGGCTTGCGGGGTCCTGGTCCGCGCAGCTCCCTGGATCAGCATGTGGCAGCGGTCGTGGCCACCGTGCAGATATCCAGCTTGGACACAAACCTGCAGCTGTCAGGGCTCTATGCCCTCTCTCAGGCCGTGGAGGAGGTCACTGATCGGGACCACCCTCTGGTCCGTCCCGACAGATCCCTGAG AGAGAAGCTGGTGAAGACGCTGGTGGAGCTGCTGACCAGCCAGGTGGGCGAGaagatggtggtggtgctggccCTGCGCCTCCTCTACCTGCTCATGACCAAGCATGAGTGGCGCCCCCTCTTCGCCAGGGAGGGCGGCATCTACGCTGTGCTGGTTTGCATGCAAGAATATAAGACTTCCGTCCTGGTGCAGCAGGCGGGGCTGGCG GCACTGAAGATGCTGGCCATTGCCAGCTCCACGGAGATCCCCACTTTTGTTACTGGCCGAGACCCTCTCCACCCTTTGTTTGATGCCCAGATGACCAGAGAGATCTTCGCCAGCATCGACTCAGCTACCCAGCCAGGCTCTGAGAGCCTTCTCCTTACTGTCCCTGCAGCCGTGATCCTGATGCTGAACACAGAGGG gtgCTCCTCCGCAGTGAGAAACGGTCTGCTCCTGCTCAACCTGCTTCTGTGCAACCACCACACTCTGGGGGACCAGATTATAACCCGAGAGCTGAGGGACACCTTGTTCAGGCACTCTGGGATAGCACCGGGGACAGAGCCCATGCCTACCACACGCACCATCCTCATGATGCTCCTCAATCGCTACTCAGAGCCACCGGGCAGTCCTGAGCACACAG CAGCACTGGAAACCCCTGGTGCCCAGGGCCAGGATGGGTCCCCTGAGCGCCTGATCCGATCCCTGGTGGGGGGCCCGTCTGCAGAGCTCCTTCTGGGCTTGGAGCGGGTGCTGTGCCGTGAGGGCAGCCCAGGGGGTGCCGTGAGGCCCCTCCTCAAGCGCCTCCAGCAGGAGACCCAGCCCTTCCTCCTGTTGTTGAGGACTCTGGATGCCCCGGGGCCCAACAAAACTCTGCTGCTGACCGCACTGAG gatcatgacccggcTGCTGGATCACCCTGAGGCGATGGCCCTCCCCTGGCATGAGGTCTTGGAGCCCTGCCTCAACTGTCTCAGTGGCCCTAGCAGCGACTCTGAG ATTGTTCAGGAGCTGCTCTGCTTTCTGCATCGGCTGGCCTCAATGCATAAGGACTATGCTGTAGTTCTCTGCTGCCTGGGAGCCAAAGACGCCCTCTCCAAAGTCCTGGACAAGCACTCGGCTCAGCTGCTGCTGGCCTGTGAGCTTCGGGACCTGGTGACAGAGTGTGAGAAACACGCCCAGCTCTACAGTAACCTCACCTCCAGCATCCTGGCTGGCTGCATTCAG ATGGTGCTGGGCCAGATTGAAGACCACAGACGGACCCACCAACCCATCAACATCCCCTTCTTTGATGTATTCCTCAGGCATCTCTGCCAGG gctcCAGTGTGGAAGTGAAGGAGGACAAGTGCTGGGAGAAGGTGGAGGTGTCCTCCAACCCACACCGGGCCAGCAAGCTGACGGACCGAAACCCCAAAACCTACTGGGAGTCCAACGGCAGCACTGGCTCCCACTACATCACCTTGCACATGCACCGTGGTGTTCTTGTCAG GCAGCTGACTTTGCTCGTGGCCAGTGAGGACTCAAGCTACATGCCGGCCAGGGTGGTGGTGTTTGGGGGCGACAGCGCCAGCTGCATCAGCACTGAGCTCAACACG GTGAATGTGATGCCCTCCGCCAGCCGGGTGGTCCTCCTGGAGAACCTGAACCGCTTCTGGCCCATCATCCAGATCCGCATAAAGCGCTGCCAGCAG GGCGGCATCGACACGCGGGTCCGAGGCGTGGAGGTGCTGGGCCCCAAGCCCACTTTCTGGCCACTGTTCCGGGAGCAGCTGTGCCGACGGACGTGTCTCTTCTATACCATTCGGGCACAAGCCTGGAGCCAGGACATAGCGGAGGACCGCAGGCGCCTCCTCCAGCTCTGTCCCCG ACTCACCAGGGTTCTGCGCCACGAGCAGAATTTTGCTGATCGCTTCCTCCCTGATGACGAGGCCGCCCAAGCATTGGGCAAGACCTGCTGGGAGGCCCTGGTCAGCCCCCTGGTGCAGAACATCACCTCCCCTG ATGAGGAGGGTGTGAGCTCCCTGGGATGGCTGCTGGATCAGTACTTAGAGCAAAGGGAGAGCTCTCAGAACCCACTGAGTCGAGCAGCATCCTTTGCCTCTCGAGTTCGTCGCCTTTGTCACTTGCTGGTGCATGTGGAGCCCCCGCCTGGGCCTTCTCCTGAGCCATCCAGTCGGCCCA TCAGCAAGAACAGTAAGGGCCGGGATCGGAGCCCCGGGCCCTCAGCAGCCCTTCCAAGCAGCAGCCTGAGGAACATAACGCAGTGCTGGCTGAGCGTGGTGCAGGAGCAG gTCAGCAGGTTCCTGGCCGCAGCCTGGAGGGCCCCCAACTTTGTGCCTCGATACTGTAAACTCTATGAGCATTTGCAGAGAGCAGGCTCAGAGCTCTTTGGGCCTCGGGCAGCCTTCACGCTGGCTCTGCGCAGTGGCTTTTCAGGCGCCTTGCTCCAGCAGTCCTTCCTCACCGCTGCCCAC ATAAGTGAGCAGTTTGCCAGGCACATCGACCAGCAGATCCAGGGTGGCCTGGTTGGCGGAGCCCCTGGAGTGGAAATGCTGGGGCGGCTTCAGCGGCACCTGGAGCCCATCATGGTCCTTTCTGGCCTGGAGCTGGCCACTACTTTTGAGCACTTCTACCA GCACTACATGGCAGACCGTCTCCTGAGCTTGGGCTCGAGCTGGCTGGAGGGGGCTGTGCTGGAGCAGATCGGCCTCTGCTTCCCCAACCGCCTCCCCCAGCAGATGCTGCTCAGCCTGAGCACCTCCGAGGAGCTGCAACGCCAGTTTCACGTCTACCAGCTCCAGCAGCTCGACAAGCTGCTCTTGGAGCAGGAGAATGAGGAGGAACAGGGCCTGGAAGAACAGGAG gaggaagcagaggaagaggaggctgaGAAAGAACTATTTATCGAAGATTCGAGTCCAACAGTTTCCATACTGGTCCTGTCACCACGCTGCTGGCCGGTCTCCCCACTCTGCTACCTGTACCATCCCAGAAAGTGCCTTCCCACTGAATTCTGTGATGCCCTTGACCGCTTCTCCAATTTCTACAGCCAGA GTCAGAATCATCCAGTCCTAGACATGGGACCCCATCGGCGGCTGCAGTGGACGTGGCTGGGCCGGGCTGAGCTGCAGTTTGGGGACCAGACCCTGCATGTGTCCACCGTGCAGATGTGGTTGCTGTTGCATTTCAATCAGACAGAG GAGGTGTCTGTAGAGACTCTGTTGAAGAATTCTGACCTCACCCCAGAACTACTGCTCCAGGCacttctgcccctcacctcagACAATGGCCCTTTGATCCTGCATGAGGGTCAGGGCTTTCCACACAGGG GTGTGCTGCGGCTTCGGACGCCTGGGTCCCGGCGCTCTGGGGAGGCCCTGTGGCTGATACCTCCGCAGACGTACCTGAATGTCGAGAAGGATGAGGGCCGAACTCTGGAACAGAAGAGGAACCTCTTGAGCTGTCTTCTTGTCCGTATTCTCAAAGCCCATGGGGAAAAGGGCCTCCATATCGATCAGCTGGTTTGTCTG GTGCTGGAGGCCTGGCAGAAGGGTCCAAATCCCCCCGGAAGCCTGGGCCGCACTGTTGCAGGAGGCGTGGCCTGTACCAGTACAGATGTCCTTTCTTGCGTCCTCCACCTCCTGGGCCAGGGCTACGTGGAACGGCGCGACGACCGGCCCCAGATCCTGATGTATGCCACCCCAGAGCCTACGGGGCCTTGCCGGGGTCAGGCAGAGGTCCCCTTCTGTGGCAACCAGACCACCAAGACCTCCAAGCCTAG CCCGGAAGCTGTAGTTGCCCTGGCATCTCTCCAGCTGCCTGCAGGCCGCACCATGAGCCCCCAGGAGGTCGAAGGGTTGATGGAGCAGACGGTACGGCAGGTGCAGGAGACGCTGAACCTAGAGCCAGATGTGGCTCAGCACCTTTTGGCTCATTCCCACTGGGGTGCTGAACAGCTGCTGCAGAGCTACAGCGATAACCCCGAGCCCCTGTTGTTGGCGGCTGGGCTGTGCGTCCCCCAGGCCCGGGCCGCCCCTTCCCGCCCTGACCACTGCCCTGTGTGTGTCAGCCCGCTGGAGCCCGACGACGACTTGCCCTCCCTCTGCTGCATGCACTACTGCTGTAAG agagagaagaggcggggagagggacaaacagactccatgctgagcacagaacccgttgcagggctcgatcccatgaccctgaggtcatga